A genomic region of Pseudomonas abietaniphila contains the following coding sequences:
- a CDS encoding GNAT family N-acetyltransferase, translated as MTTLPHTASNHEAPSPSVRTRHWVDPLTDGTHILIRPLEAKDREREFAFIKNLSPQSRHFRFLSTIKEPSEPLMNQLMDIDYRLRMAYVALAMEGGQLIEIGVARYAAASGDSQCESAVVVADRWQRKGLAKRLMQHLIDAAKASGFEYMMSMDSSANTHMHQLAEDLGFECRTDPLDATQVVYRLKLT; from the coding sequence ATGACGACCCTGCCCCACACCGCATCAAACCATGAGGCTCCATCGCCCAGCGTGAGGACCCGCCACTGGGTGGATCCGTTGACTGACGGCACGCACATCCTGATTCGTCCGCTGGAAGCCAAGGACCGTGAAAGGGAATTCGCCTTTATCAAAAATCTTTCGCCGCAATCAAGACACTTCCGTTTCCTCAGCACGATCAAGGAGCCCAGTGAGCCGCTGATGAATCAGTTGATGGATATCGATTACCGGCTGCGCATGGCGTATGTCGCACTCGCCATGGAAGGTGGCCAACTGATCGAAATCGGGGTTGCGCGCTATGCGGCCGCATCTGGCGACAGCCAATGTGAATCGGCTGTCGTGGTTGCCGACAGATGGCAGCGCAAGGGACTGGCTAAAAGATTGATGCAACACTTGATCGACGCTGCAAAAGCCAGCGGATTCGAGTACATGATGTCGATGGACAGCTCAGCGAACACGCACATGCACCAACTGGCGGAGGATCTTGGTTTCGAATGCCGAACCGATCCGCTCGACGCCACGCAGGTGGTGTACCGCCTGAAACTGACATAA
- a CDS encoding ATP-binding protein yields the protein MTSIRQRTLTLILGLVIVGLLILTMANVHDSNHEIAEVYDAQLATNARLLQGVMRMPLARQEHAQLYQAFNQALGQAVPRVDGHPYESKIAFQVWDLQGNLLVHTPSAPTLTHAPQYTGFSDIDDLGKHQWRTFVLKDEQHNLLIWVGERDDVRSDLVNRIVRHTVLPNLIGSLLLMAAIWLAIGWGLKPLANLAAILRGRHPGSLEPLQLAPLPSELEPMQAALNRLLGQIQDVLSRERRFIADAAHEMRTPLAVLRVHAQNVLEAHNEAQRRESLNYLIVGVDRTTRLVNQLLTIARLEPNAGLPNTTRTDLVKVVRDSLVQLTPWVLSRGLELSFECSEQAYVVKTDVSAIDIALQNLVTNAVNFSPSGGQITVTLRFSGKRFQLAVTDQGPGIDEAERERLFERFYSRANDQGVGLGLTIVQAVAVRLEGEIRLENVSPHGLHAVMDIPLHAHADDPGTPAGV from the coding sequence TTGACCTCGATTCGCCAGCGTACGCTGACGCTGATACTTGGTTTGGTCATCGTCGGATTGCTGATCCTGACAATGGCCAATGTCCACGACAGCAATCACGAAATCGCAGAGGTCTACGACGCCCAACTCGCCACCAACGCCCGGTTGCTGCAGGGCGTGATGCGCATGCCGCTCGCTCGCCAGGAGCATGCTCAACTGTACCAAGCGTTCAATCAGGCATTGGGACAGGCGGTCCCGAGAGTCGACGGGCATCCGTACGAGAGCAAGATTGCGTTTCAGGTGTGGGACTTGCAGGGCAATCTGCTGGTCCACACGCCCAGCGCACCTACGCTCACCCATGCCCCGCAGTACACCGGGTTCAGTGATATCGATGACCTGGGCAAACATCAGTGGCGTACATTCGTCCTCAAGGACGAACAACACAATCTGCTGATCTGGGTCGGAGAACGTGACGATGTGCGTTCGGACCTGGTCAATCGCATCGTGCGGCACACCGTACTGCCCAACCTGATAGGAAGCCTGCTGCTGATGGCGGCCATCTGGCTGGCGATCGGCTGGGGCCTCAAACCGCTAGCGAACCTCGCCGCGATCTTGCGCGGCCGCCATCCTGGCTCTCTGGAGCCGCTTCAACTGGCGCCTTTGCCCAGTGAACTCGAACCCATGCAAGCCGCGCTTAACCGCTTATTGGGGCAAATTCAGGATGTCTTGAGCCGTGAACGTCGGTTCATCGCCGATGCCGCCCACGAAATGCGTACGCCACTGGCCGTGTTGCGCGTGCATGCGCAAAACGTGCTGGAAGCCCACAATGAAGCGCAGCGGCGTGAGTCTCTGAATTACCTGATTGTCGGCGTTGACCGCACGACACGACTGGTCAATCAGCTGTTGACCATCGCTCGGCTGGAACCCAATGCAGGGCTCCCGAATACGACGCGCACCGATTTGGTCAAAGTGGTTCGCGACAGCCTGGTGCAGCTGACGCCCTGGGTATTAAGCCGAGGCCTGGAACTCTCCTTTGAATGCAGCGAGCAGGCGTACGTCGTCAAGACAGACGTCTCCGCCATCGACATCGCCTTGCAAAACCTGGTGACCAACGCCGTGAATTTTTCGCCGTCGGGAGGCCAGATCACGGTCACCCTTCGGTTCTCCGGGAAGCGCTTCCAGTTGGCCGTCACCGATCAGGGTCCGGGTATCGACGAAGCAGAGCGTGAAAGGCTTTTCGAACGCTTTTACAGTCGCGCCAACGATCAGGGCGTTGGACTGGGCCTGACCATCGTGCAGGCCGTCGCCGTACGCCTGGAGGGTGAAATCCGGCTTGAGAATGTGTCGCCACACGGGCTGCATGCCGTGATGGACATTCCCCTCCATGCACACGCGGATGACCCGGGCACACCCGCGGGCGTGTGA
- a CDS encoding zinc-dependent alcohol dehydrogenase, which produces MNTTMQAAVVESFDRPLVLRQLQIPQPGAGQILVRTEACGVCHTDLHAARGDWPVKPSLPFVPGHEGIGTVVAIGAGVTSVQMGERVGMPWLYSACGHCEYCLSAQEPVCAEAEFGGYTQNGGFAEYILADPDYVAHIPAGLEAREAAPIICAGVTSYKGIKEASVRPGQWMVISGVGGLGHLAVQYAKAMGLQVCAVDVDAEKLAHAQRLGADAMVNALDDGAIEAVKAATGGGAHGVLITAPSLSAFRQGVAMTRKHGTCVLVGLPPGEFPMPLFDVVANCITVRGSFVGSRQDMAEALAFAAAGKVKADVELQPLSAINEVLERLEHGGVASRIVIEFPAATGR; this is translated from the coding sequence ATGAACACCACGATGCAGGCAGCGGTCGTCGAATCGTTTGATAGGCCCTTGGTATTGCGACAACTGCAGATTCCGCAGCCTGGCGCAGGACAGATATTGGTGAGAACGGAAGCCTGCGGGGTCTGCCACACCGATCTGCATGCGGCGCGAGGGGATTGGCCGGTCAAACCCTCGCTACCGTTCGTACCCGGGCACGAAGGCATCGGGACAGTGGTTGCGATCGGGGCAGGGGTCACCAGCGTCCAGATGGGAGAACGCGTCGGCATGCCGTGGCTCTATTCGGCGTGTGGCCATTGTGAATACTGTCTCAGCGCACAAGAACCCGTGTGCGCCGAAGCGGAATTTGGCGGCTATACCCAGAATGGCGGATTTGCGGAGTACATCCTCGCGGACCCGGACTATGTCGCGCATATTCCTGCCGGGCTGGAAGCACGCGAAGCCGCTCCTATCATTTGCGCCGGCGTGACCTCCTATAAAGGTATCAAGGAAGCGTCGGTCAGACCGGGCCAGTGGATGGTGATATCCGGCGTGGGAGGGTTGGGGCATCTGGCTGTTCAATACGCCAAGGCCATGGGGCTACAGGTGTGTGCGGTGGATGTAGATGCCGAAAAACTGGCCCACGCGCAACGCCTGGGGGCCGACGCGATGGTCAACGCGCTGGATGATGGCGCCATCGAGGCCGTAAAGGCTGCGACGGGCGGAGGTGCCCATGGCGTGCTGATCACTGCGCCTTCGTTGAGTGCGTTCCGGCAAGGCGTCGCAATGACCCGCAAACACGGCACTTGTGTGCTGGTGGGATTGCCGCCGGGAGAGTTTCCGATGCCGCTGTTCGACGTCGTGGCCAACTGCATCACCGTTCGCGGTTCGTTCGTAGGCTCCCGCCAGGACATGGCCGAGGCACTGGCGTTCGCTGCGGCGGGGAAGGTCAAGGCAGATGTCGAACTGCAGCCGCTTTCCGCCATCAATGAGGTCTTGGAACGGCTTGAGCACGGCGGCGTTGCAAGCCGTATCGTGATCGAGTTTCCAGCCGCGACAGGGCGTTGA
- a CDS encoding universal stress protein — MVDSERLMLLASPIMHRTHAFDRAGALAKAMEAPLHIVAFDYVDGLATAGLVNEKALAEMREGYVERHRQWLEEQAQSIRRTGVQVTTEVVWVMRAFTEIMVHIRELNPSMVIKDLEHESWITRAMFTSLDLRLLHECPMPLQLVSHVTHAKPRKVLAAVDPFRPDEQFDDINGEIITVAEKLAAQCGAELHLLYAYDLSYVFASGGYDGFSSDLAQQLYDTDATAFRKLVDRFGVPQSRQHLVMGNPARQIEALVRSEGIDVVVMGTVHRRHTLRLLGSTTEQVAYHAPCSLLAVKPHTADE, encoded by the coding sequence ATGGTCGACTCAGAACGCCTGATGCTACTTGCCTCGCCCATCATGCACAGAACACACGCGTTTGATCGAGCAGGCGCGCTGGCGAAGGCCATGGAGGCTCCGCTGCACATTGTCGCCTTCGATTATGTCGACGGCCTGGCGACGGCGGGCCTGGTGAATGAAAAGGCGCTGGCGGAAATGCGCGAGGGGTATGTCGAGCGTCATCGGCAGTGGCTGGAGGAACAGGCACAGAGCATTCGTCGAACGGGCGTGCAGGTCACCACTGAGGTGGTGTGGGTCATGCGTGCATTCACGGAAATCATGGTGCACATCCGTGAGCTCAACCCCTCGATGGTGATCAAGGACCTGGAGCATGAGTCATGGATAACCCGTGCCATGTTCACCTCTTTGGACCTGCGCCTGCTGCATGAATGCCCAATGCCCTTGCAGCTGGTGTCCCATGTGACTCACGCAAAACCGCGTAAGGTGCTGGCGGCGGTCGACCCGTTTCGCCCTGACGAGCAGTTCGATGATATCAACGGGGAAATCATCACCGTCGCGGAAAAACTGGCCGCCCAGTGTGGCGCTGAATTACACCTGCTCTACGCCTACGATCTGTCCTACGTTTTTGCTTCAGGGGGCTATGACGGCTTCTCTTCAGACCTGGCGCAACAGCTATATGACACCGATGCGACGGCCTTTCGCAAGCTGGTGGACCGATTTGGTGTTCCTCAGAGCCGGCAGCATCTGGTCATGGGTAACCCGGCCAGACAGATCGAAGCCCTGGTGCGATCAGAAGGGATCGATGTAGTTGTCATGGGAACGGTGCATCGCCGACACACCCTCAGGCTGCTGGGCAGTACCACCGAGCAAGTGGCGTATCACGCGCCCTGCAGTCTGTTGGCCGTAAAGCCGCATACCGCCGACGAGTAA
- the fnr gene encoding fumarate/nitrate reduction transcriptional regulator Fnr — protein MEARPINAPKMQRKAVCCNCTVRDLCLSVGMSAGDVTRLSEIIPQRIKIKKGAALYHAGDPLRSLYAVRFGFFKTTIISEDGREQLTGFQMAGEMLGIDAISDDRHVCDAVALEDSEVCPIQFSELEKLSRELPSLQHNLNRILSQEIVRDHEMLLLMGNLNAEERMAAFLLNLSNRMRHRGYSPIAFVLRMTREDIGSYLGLRLETICRAIGYLRDNAIVRISGRAVEILDLERLKLLINGCAHGSHPL, from the coding sequence ATGGAAGCACGACCGATTAACGCGCCGAAAATGCAGCGCAAGGCAGTGTGCTGCAATTGCACTGTTCGTGACCTTTGCCTGTCGGTAGGCATGAGCGCCGGCGATGTCACGCGCCTTTCTGAAATAATCCCGCAGCGAATCAAGATCAAAAAGGGTGCCGCGCTGTATCACGCGGGTGACCCGTTGCGTTCTCTGTATGCCGTGCGTTTCGGCTTTTTTAAAACGACGATCATCTCAGAGGACGGCCGAGAGCAACTGACCGGGTTTCAGATGGCCGGAGAGATGCTGGGGATCGATGCCATCAGCGACGACCGGCATGTGTGTGATGCCGTCGCTCTGGAAGACAGTGAGGTCTGCCCGATTCAGTTCAGCGAACTGGAGAAGCTGTCCCGTGAGCTGCCGTCTCTGCAACATAACCTCAACCGCATTCTCAGCCAGGAAATCGTCCGGGACCATGAGATGCTGCTGTTGATGGGCAATCTCAACGCAGAAGAACGAATGGCCGCGTTCCTCCTCAATCTGTCCAACCGCATGAGGCATCGAGGCTACTCACCGATTGCATTCGTGTTACGCATGACGCGGGAGGACATCGGTTCCTACCTGGGACTGCGCCTGGAAACCATCTGCCGGGCCATCGGCTACCTGCGCGACAATGCGATTGTCAGGATCTCGGGCCGTGCGGTGGAAATCCTCGATCTTGAACGCCTGAAGCTGCTCATCAACGGCTGTGCTCATGGCAGCCATCCGCTATGA
- the catC gene encoding muconolactone Delta-isomerase, producing the protein MLFHVRMTVKLPPDMPAEKAAQLKADEKELAQRLQREGTWRHLWRLAGLYANVSIFDVLDNQALHDTLMQLPLYPYMEIDVTPMCRHPSSIHADDR; encoded by the coding sequence ATGCTTTTCCACGTACGCATGACCGTCAAACTCCCGCCCGACATGCCGGCGGAAAAAGCCGCTCAACTCAAGGCCGACGAGAAAGAACTCGCGCAACGCCTCCAGCGCGAGGGCACTTGGCGACATCTCTGGCGGCTGGCCGGGCTCTACGCCAACGTCAGCATTTTTGACGTGCTGGACAACCAGGCGTTGCATGACACCTTGATGCAGCTGCCGCTATACCCCTACATGGAAATCGACGTCACGCCGATGTGTCGACATCCCTCGTCGATTCATGCCGACGACCGATGA
- a CDS encoding potassium channel family protein, protein MILITLINTLIITTAVIVHYECLMRLNWLMPRLNIWHRFRMVFGVLGALVAHAIEVWIFALGYYLMNASEHLGQLTGNYDGSFMDSVYFSFTTFTTIGFGDITPVGPLKFLTGLEALTGLVLITWTASFLFIEMQKYWNDRDLRTKTRSADNRHDRP, encoded by the coding sequence ATGATTCTGATCACCCTGATCAACACGCTGATCATCACCACCGCCGTCATCGTTCATTACGAATGCCTGATGCGGCTCAACTGGCTGATGCCCAGACTCAACATCTGGCACCGCTTCAGAATGGTGTTCGGCGTGCTTGGCGCACTGGTGGCGCACGCCATTGAGGTCTGGATTTTCGCGCTGGGGTATTACCTGATGAATGCGTCTGAACACCTCGGGCAACTGACCGGGAATTACGACGGCAGCTTCATGGACTCGGTGTATTTCTCGTTTACCACCTTCACCACCATAGGCTTTGGTGACATCACACCCGTCGGGCCGCTGAAATTCCTGACCGGGCTGGAGGCGTTGACGGGGCTGGTGCTGATCACCTGGACGGCTTCGTTCCTTTTTATCGAGATGCAGAAATACTGGAATGACCGTGACCTGCGCACGAAAACCCGCTCTGCCGATAACCGGCATGACAGACCGTGA
- a CDS encoding universal stress protein, producing the protein MDDAAQLLLIASSKMQRTPAFERAVSLAEACHCGLRIVAVDYIRVLEVLGFFNRDILATLRDSYLSTHRRWLEDEAAYERKRGLDCSVHVLWSDQVADEIRNCLASMQPAMLIKDVHRESVLKRVFSTPLDWHLLQGCQCPVQLVTPSHHALPRKIVAAVNLYRAEDADLRLNDAILLEATELGRQTGARVHALYVYDWSAIYAAGMPRLGMPIESGFEEALSDAHEEAFVRLCESHGIDDRHRHFLTGTPISTINGFARQNDVDLLVVGTLPRHNLTRIMGNTAEVLLGHAPCSVLIVKARSAGDDV; encoded by the coding sequence ATGGACGACGCTGCGCAACTTCTCCTGATCGCATCCTCCAAAATGCAACGCACGCCGGCGTTCGAGCGCGCGGTCTCACTGGCAGAAGCCTGCCACTGTGGATTGCGGATCGTAGCGGTGGATTACATCCGGGTCCTTGAAGTGCTTGGCTTTTTCAACCGGGACATACTGGCGACGTTGCGGGACAGTTACCTTTCGACTCATCGCCGGTGGCTGGAAGATGAAGCAGCTTACGAGCGCAAGCGCGGCCTGGATTGCAGCGTTCATGTGCTGTGGAGCGATCAGGTGGCCGACGAAATCAGAAACTGCCTGGCGTCGATGCAGCCTGCAATGCTGATCAAGGATGTACACCGTGAATCGGTGCTCAAGCGCGTATTTTCCACGCCCCTGGACTGGCATCTGCTGCAAGGATGTCAATGCCCGGTGCAGCTCGTGACGCCATCCCATCACGCGTTGCCACGCAAGATTGTTGCGGCGGTGAATCTTTACCGGGCCGAAGACGCCGATCTCCGTTTGAACGATGCGATTTTGCTGGAAGCCACCGAGCTGGGCCGACAGACCGGGGCCCGTGTGCATGCGCTGTATGTTTACGACTGGTCGGCGATTTACGCTGCAGGGATGCCCCGCCTGGGAATGCCCATCGAAAGCGGATTCGAGGAAGCGTTGAGTGACGCACACGAAGAGGCGTTCGTGCGGTTATGCGAAAGTCACGGAATCGACGACAGGCATCGTCACTTTCTGACAGGCACGCCGATTTCGACCATTAACGGTTTCGCCCGTCAGAATGATGTTGATCTGCTGGTGGTGGGAACGCTGCCTCGGCACAACCTGACCCGAATCATGGGTAATACCGCCGAGGTCTTGCTGGGTCATGCGCCATGTAGCGTGTTGATCGTGAAAGCGCGCAGCGCAGGGGACGATGTTTGA
- a CDS encoding response regulator, whose amino-acid sequence MRLLLIEDDVALGEGIHQALSREGYTVDWVKDGASALHALLSEGFDLAILDLGLPKLDGLTVLKRLRESGSALPVLILTARDATEDRIAGLDAGADDYLIKPFDLSELKARLRALLRRSAGRARVVIEHAGISLDPTSQQVTYQNEPVSLTPKEYQLLYELLSPPGRVMTRERLIQLLYGWNEEAESNTLEVHIHHLRKKFSTELIRTVRGVGYLVEDRP is encoded by the coding sequence ATGCGTTTGCTGTTGATCGAAGACGATGTCGCATTGGGCGAAGGCATTCACCAGGCATTGAGCCGTGAGGGTTACACCGTCGATTGGGTCAAGGACGGAGCCAGCGCGCTGCATGCGTTGCTGAGCGAAGGGTTTGATCTCGCGATTCTCGACCTCGGCTTGCCCAAGCTGGACGGCTTGACGGTACTGAAGCGACTGCGCGAAAGCGGATCGGCTCTGCCCGTGTTGATCCTGACCGCTCGCGATGCCACCGAAGATCGCATCGCCGGGCTGGACGCAGGCGCTGACGACTACCTGATCAAGCCGTTTGACTTGTCCGAACTCAAGGCGAGGTTGCGGGCATTGCTGCGGCGCAGTGCCGGTCGCGCCCGGGTGGTCATCGAACACGCGGGCATCAGCCTGGATCCGACCAGCCAACAGGTGACTTACCAGAACGAACCAGTGTCCTTGACGCCCAAGGAGTACCAGCTCCTGTATGAACTGCTGTCGCCACCGGGAAGGGTGATGACCCGCGAACGCCTGATCCAGCTGCTCTACGGCTGGAATGAAGAAGCCGAGAGCAATACGCTGGAGGTGCACATCCATCACCTGCGCAAGAAGTTCTCCACGGAGCTGATTCGCACCGTTCGCGGCGTGGGTTATCTGGTGGAGGATCGTCCTTGA
- a CDS encoding tetratricopeptide repeat protein yields MKKTLLALLALLSVPAWALDAPDQQRLSAIQQEWAHIQYQLPEDQRVAAFEKLASESSAFTQQRPNAAEAWIWSGIVTSSWAGAQGGLGALSKVKQAKADLEKAMTLDPNALQGSAYASLAALYDRVPGWPIGFGDADKAQTLLEQALKINPNGIDPLYFWGDHLFRQGHYAQAKEALEKALQAAPRPGREVADSGRRKDIQLLLVDVNKKLK; encoded by the coding sequence ATGAAAAAAACACTGCTTGCCCTGCTTGCACTCTTGAGCGTGCCTGCCTGGGCGCTGGATGCACCCGACCAACAGCGTCTGTCTGCCATTCAACAGGAATGGGCGCACATCCAGTACCAGTTGCCTGAAGACCAGCGCGTTGCGGCGTTCGAAAAGCTGGCGTCCGAATCATCGGCCTTCACTCAGCAACGCCCCAATGCCGCTGAAGCCTGGATCTGGTCAGGGATCGTCACCAGCAGTTGGGCAGGTGCTCAAGGCGGTCTGGGCGCGCTGAGCAAGGTCAAGCAGGCCAAGGCCGACCTGGAAAAAGCCATGACCCTGGACCCCAATGCCTTGCAGGGTTCGGCGTATGCAAGCCTGGCCGCTTTGTACGATCGGGTGCCGGGCTGGCCCATCGGCTTTGGCGATGCAGACAAAGCACAGACGCTGTTGGAACAGGCTTTAAAAATCAACCCGAACGGCATAGACCCGCTGTATTTCTGGGGCGACCATCTGTTTCGTCAGGGGCACTATGCTCAAGCCAAAGAGGCGTTGGAAAAGGCCTTGCAAGCAGCCCCACGCCCCGGCCGCGAAGTGGCCGACAGTGGACGACGCAAGGACATTCAGCTATTGCTGGTCGACGTGAACAAAAAACTGAAATAA
- the catA gene encoding catechol 1,2-dioxygenase has translation MTVRISQTADVQQFFEKASGFDQPTGSPRMKNIVHRVLNDSIKIIEDLKITPEEFWKAVNYLNELGSRQEAGLIVAGLGLEHYLDMLMDAEDEQAGHVGGTPRTIEGPLYVAGAPLSEHYARLDDGQDPGTVLFMTGQVRGTDGEPLANAIVDVWHANTGGTYSYFDPSQSEFNLRRRILTDAAGRYRFQSIVPSGYGCPPDGPTQQLLDQLGRHGQRPAHIHFFISAPGHRHLTTQINLAGDKYLHDDFAYATRDELIAEIRFTEDANGPRADIAFDFVLQPTAAPKDEARPERVRALEV, from the coding sequence ATGACCGTTCGAATTTCCCAGACCGCAGACGTGCAGCAGTTCTTCGAAAAAGCCTCCGGCTTCGACCAGCCGACCGGCAGTCCGCGCATGAAGAATATCGTCCACCGCGTGCTGAATGACTCGATCAAGATCATCGAAGACTTGAAGATCACCCCTGAGGAATTCTGGAAGGCCGTCAATTACCTCAATGAGCTGGGCAGCCGGCAAGAGGCGGGGCTGATCGTCGCAGGCCTCGGACTTGAGCATTATCTGGACATGCTGATGGACGCCGAAGACGAGCAGGCCGGCCACGTTGGCGGCACGCCGCGGACCATCGAAGGACCGCTGTACGTCGCAGGTGCTCCTTTATCCGAGCATTACGCCCGCCTGGATGATGGCCAGGACCCAGGCACGGTGCTGTTCATGACCGGCCAGGTGCGTGGGACAGATGGCGAGCCGCTGGCCAACGCCATCGTTGATGTCTGGCACGCGAACACCGGCGGCACCTACTCGTATTTCGACCCTTCACAGTCCGAGTTCAACCTGCGCCGTCGCATCCTGACCGATGCCGCAGGGCGCTACCGCTTTCAAAGCATCGTGCCGTCGGGCTATGGCTGCCCGCCAGACGGTCCGACCCAGCAGTTGCTTGATCAGTTGGGTCGCCACGGCCAGCGTCCTGCACACATCCACTTCTTCATTTCCGCGCCTGGGCATCGACACCTGACCACCCAGATCAACCTGGCGGGGGACAAGTACCTGCACGATGATTTTGCCTATGCGACCCGGGACGAACTGATCGCCGAGATTCGTTTCACCGAAGATGCCAACGGTCCTCGCGCCGACATCGCGTTCGACTTTGTTCTTCAGCCCACCGCCGCGCCCAAGGACGAAGCCCGTCCTGAGCGGGTGAGGGCGCTGGAGGTGTGA
- a CDS encoding helix-turn-helix domain-containing protein, whose amino-acid sequence MTVLLSERSQIFNRADAYAVSEYVNRHVGNHCICLPPKGRPEASINHRTFSSLDLCRISYGAPVRVTSSALETIYHLQILLQGHCRSLARGKEQILQAGEILLINPDDPVDLTYSADCEKFIVKLPVRLLENACLEQHWTLPAPGIRFVAERPQMNAMSGFLQLLGLICHEAENAAEGEVQALYERIVATKLLALMTTNVLKVAPGPEEGGGFERVRQFIEEHLTEDIGVEQLTAIARVSERSLYTLFERQVGLSPRDYMRQRKLERVHAELQLATARSVTEVALNHGFLHLGRFSEAYRKRFGELPSQTWRRRRQQEGA is encoded by the coding sequence ATGACCGTGTTATTGAGTGAGCGCAGTCAGATTTTCAACCGTGCCGACGCCTACGCTGTCTCGGAGTACGTCAACCGGCACGTCGGCAATCATTGCATTTGCCTGCCCCCCAAAGGCCGGCCCGAGGCGAGCATCAACCATCGCACGTTCTCGAGCCTGGACTTGTGCCGCATCAGCTACGGTGCGCCCGTGCGGGTCACCTCAAGCGCGCTGGAAACCATCTATCACCTGCAGATCCTGCTTCAGGGTCACTGCCGGTCTTTGGCGCGCGGCAAGGAGCAGATCCTTCAGGCCGGGGAGATCCTGCTGATCAATCCGGATGACCCGGTAGACCTGACATACTCGGCGGACTGCGAAAAATTCATCGTCAAGTTGCCCGTGCGGTTGCTGGAAAACGCCTGCCTGGAGCAACACTGGACGCTGCCGGCGCCGGGCATACGGTTTGTCGCCGAACGTCCCCAGATGAACGCAATGAGCGGCTTTTTGCAGTTGCTGGGGTTGATTTGCCACGAGGCCGAGAACGCGGCAGAGGGGGAGGTTCAGGCGCTTTACGAGCGAATTGTCGCCACCAAACTGTTGGCGCTGATGACCACCAATGTACTGAAGGTCGCTCCGGGACCTGAAGAGGGCGGCGGTTTTGAACGGGTGCGTCAGTTCATCGAGGAACACCTGACGGAGGACATCGGCGTCGAACAGCTCACGGCCATCGCACGCGTCAGTGAACGCTCGCTGTATACGCTGTTCGAGCGTCAGGTCGGTCTATCGCCCAGGGATTACATGCGTCAGCGCAAACTGGAGCGAGTTCATGCCGAACTGCAGCTGGCCACGGCGCGCAGCGTCACGGAAGTCGCGCTCAATCACGGCTTTTTGCATTTGGGGCGCTTCTCTGAGGCGTATCGCAAGCGTTTCGGTGAGCTGCCTTCGCAGACCTGGCGTCGTCGGCGTCAGCAGGAAGGTGCGTGA